Proteins encoded together in one Synechococcales cyanobacterium T60_A2020_003 window:
- a CDS encoding SPFH/Band 7/PHB domain protein produces the protein METILGALVILVVGYTIGSVKIINQGNEALVERLGRYHRKLLPGLNFVVPILDTIVWQDTTREQVIDIPPQEVNTRDNITLTVDAVVYWRILELERTYYAVEDIDTALSNLVMTTLRAEIGQLALEDTYSSRAKLNDTLLRQLDDATTPWGVKVLRVEVQNINIPQRVRESLEQERAAQSRKRATIAEAEGRKQAQIEEADGTVESIRRIASAMGQSELTEVLRYLLAQKYVDANYRLGSSENSKIVFMDPKALTEAMSELILPDPRMSNFTNSPGNPAPPPAKEPPTSGDA, from the coding sequence ATGGAAACGATTCTGGGTGCCCTCGTTATCCTCGTTGTGGGTTACACCATTGGGTCGGTCAAAATCATCAATCAAGGCAACGAGGCACTGGTCGAACGTCTCGGTCGTTACCACCGTAAGCTCCTGCCCGGTCTCAACTTTGTGGTACCCATTCTAGACACCATCGTCTGGCAAGACACCACGCGGGAACAGGTGATTGACATTCCCCCCCAAGAAGTCAACACCCGCGACAACATTACCTTGACCGTAGATGCGGTCGTCTACTGGCGAATTCTAGAACTAGAGCGCACCTACTACGCGGTAGAAGATATTGATACCGCTCTGTCTAACCTGGTGATGACCACCCTCCGCGCCGAAATTGGGCAACTCGCGCTGGAAGACACCTACTCTTCGCGTGCCAAGCTGAATGATACGCTGCTTCGTCAACTCGATGATGCCACAACACCTTGGGGAGTTAAGGTGCTGCGGGTAGAGGTGCAAAACATTAATATCCCTCAACGTGTGCGGGAATCTCTAGAACAAGAGCGCGCCGCTCAGAGCCGTAAGCGGGCGACCATTGCAGAGGCAGAAGGACGAAAACAGGCTCAAATTGAAGAAGCAGACGGGACGGTTGAATCCATCCGTCGCATTGCCAGTGCGATGGGGCAAAGCGAGCTGACGGAAGTGCTGCGCTATCTTCTGGCTCAAAAATATGTTGATGCGAACTATCGTCTAGGGTCAAGCGAAAACTCGAAAATCGTTTTCATGGATCCCAAGGCATTAACAGAGGCTATGTCTGAACTCATCCTGCCCGATCCCCGTATGTCTAACTTCACCAATTCCCCTGGCAACCCAGCTCCCCCTCCTGCCAAGGAGCCTCCCACCAGCGGAGACGCATAG
- a CDS encoding ABC transporter ATP-binding protein, with protein MTASPSADNIDFRKQRRTTQTDWRLFLRLMPYAMESGRKLAISMVLLLPLALADAIQPILIGEAVSLIRHEPTLSFLKGRSLSSGLNILIALLAVTILTQLVLRGLQSYLVQEVGQRITASIRNDLFDHVTSLASRFFDRTPVGRLITRLTSDVDALGDVFATGAIGIITDLVTMLVILIIMFVRQWQLALMLLLLLIPITGLVIYFQQQYRIANYRAREELSALNANLQENILGVNVVQLFRRETFNSELFRSTNQRYITEVDKTIFHDSAISATLEWISIVAIAAVLWLGGILVLQNNLNIGILTSFILFAQRLFNPLRQFAEKFTAIQAGLTSLERFHDIMSEPIEIRDPEPVTAQAALANAQVRDPLPTTHQLPADVDQPRAIAPPVPSEIRFEHVWFGYKPDEYVLKDLDFTIRPGEKVALVGPTGAGKSSIIRLLCRLYEISKGRVLLDGVDIRDMPQAELRRRMAVILQDSFLFAGDVKGNITLGEDYSLEAVQQAAEQTNVAAFIEQLPQGYDTSLRERGTNLSGGQKQLLAFARAAIRNPSILVLDEATANLDVGTEAKIQEALERLLVGRTAIIIAHRLSTIRNVDRILVLKHGSLAESGSHEELLARGGLYTSLYKLQMLEQ; from the coding sequence ATGACTGCTTCCCCCTCAGCAGACAATATCGACTTTCGGAAACAGCGACGCACGACCCAAACCGATTGGCGACTGTTTCTACGCCTTATGCCCTATGCCATGGAAAGTGGGCGTAAGCTAGCCATTTCGATGGTTTTGCTACTACCGCTGGCCTTAGCCGATGCCATCCAGCCGATTCTGATTGGAGAGGCCGTCTCCCTCATTCGCCATGAGCCAACCTTGAGCTTTCTAAAGGGGCGATCGCTCTCCTCTGGTCTCAATATCTTGATTGCCCTCCTTGCGGTTACGATCCTGACCCAGTTGGTGTTGCGAGGGTTGCAGTCCTATCTTGTCCAGGAGGTGGGACAACGGATCACCGCTAGCATTCGCAACGATTTGTTTGATCACGTCACGTCGTTAGCCTCTCGCTTTTTCGATCGCACTCCCGTTGGTCGGTTAATTACCCGATTGACGAGCGATGTGGATGCTCTAGGCGATGTGTTTGCCACCGGAGCCATTGGCATCATTACCGACTTGGTCACGATGCTCGTTATCTTGATCATTATGTTTGTGCGGCAGTGGCAGTTAGCGCTGATGCTGTTATTACTCCTGATCCCGATTACAGGCCTGGTGATCTACTTCCAGCAGCAGTACCGCATCGCCAACTATCGCGCCCGCGAGGAACTGTCGGCTCTGAATGCCAACCTTCAGGAAAATATCCTCGGCGTAAATGTCGTGCAATTGTTTCGTCGAGAAACCTTCAATAGCGAACTCTTTCGGTCAACCAATCAGCGCTACATCACGGAAGTCGATAAAACCATCTTTCACGACTCTGCCATTTCGGCCACGTTGGAGTGGATCTCGATTGTGGCGATCGCCGCTGTGTTATGGCTTGGCGGCATCCTGGTGTTGCAAAATAACCTGAACATCGGGATTCTCACCTCTTTCATTCTCTTTGCCCAGCGCTTGTTTAATCCCCTGCGTCAGTTTGCCGAAAAGTTCACGGCGATCCAGGCCGGACTCACCTCCCTCGAACGGTTCCACGACATTATGAGCGAACCGATCGAAATCCGCGATCCCGAACCTGTAACGGCTCAAGCGGCCTTGGCAAACGCTCAGGTACGCGATCCCCTGCCCACCACCCATCAACTCCCCGCAGATGTCGATCAGCCTAGAGCGATCGCACCTCCCGTCCCCAGCGAGATTCGGTTTGAGCACGTCTGGTTTGGCTATAAACCGGATGAATATGTCCTCAAAGACCTCGATTTCACGATTCGTCCCGGTGAGAAAGTCGCCCTGGTTGGCCCCACTGGAGCAGGAAAAAGCTCGATCATTCGCCTCCTCTGCCGACTCTATGAAATTTCTAAGGGACGGGTGCTGCTGGATGGCGTCGATATCCGCGATATGCCCCAGGCAGAACTGCGGCGACGGATGGCGGTGATTCTCCAGGATAGCTTTTTGTTTGCCGGAGATGTAAAAGGCAACATCACCCTCGGGGAAGACTACTCCCTAGAGGCCGTCCAGCAGGCTGCCGAGCAAACGAACGTCGCGGCCTTCATTGAACAATTGCCCCAAGGGTACGACACCTCCCTCCGCGAACGGGGAACCAATCTCTCCGGTGGACAAAAACAGCTCCTCGCCTTTGCCCGTGCTGCCATTCGCAATCCGTCTATCCTAGTCCTGGATGAGGCCACCGCCAACTTGGATGTGGGCACTGAGGCCAAAATTCAGGAGGCTCTCGAACGGCTCCTGGTCGGACGAACGGCCATTATCATCGCGCACCGCCTATCTACGATTCGCAATGTCGATCGAATTTTGGTGTTGAAGCACGGTTCTCTGGCGGAGTCGGGTAGTCATGAGGAGTTGCTGGCACGAGGGGGACTGTATACGAGTTTGTATAAGCTGCAAATGTTGGAGCAGTAG